DNA sequence from the Vicia villosa cultivar HV-30 ecotype Madison, WI linkage group LG3, Vvil1.0, whole genome shotgun sequence genome:
GATGATACTTGTCAGTAGgttgaaatttgttttgaaatttcATAGAATCAAAGTCGTTTCTTCATCATTAAGCACCTAAAGTCAGAAGATTAAGATTCATTGATTATGAATTGCACAAGAAAAGATGTGGTTACGATCCTTTTGACAAGGTTTTGTTGCCTATTCAACTTGTTTGTTTGCAAATTGAATTGGATTTGAATCGAAGATTTAAAGGATGTGATTCAAGTTTAAATGGGAAGTTTCATTTACATGAATTTCTTGGAAGACAAGTTATTGGAGTTCATAGTTGTCGTCGAGATTTCTAattccaattaaaaaaaaatggcaAGAGTTCAACTTTATTCATCATTCTAATGTTcttttcaagatcaaattcatgtGAATTAACTCGAAGCCGAATCAAGAAATGCAAAGCGAGGTTTGAAATTCTCAAGACTTAAAGTTGAAGAAAGCATTTGTATGAATTATTTTGAGTCGAAAAAGTGTTCATGTATTCAAGGGTATTCAAAATATACATCAAGATGCAAGTTCTAAGTTTCAAATTTGAGTTCattatttcaaaattcaaaagtcaAATTCCATACAAAATTACATCCATTCACAATTTAATTACATCCATTTCAAATATCCCTAATCTATCCACAACTTGATTCAAAAAATAATCCAAATGCTTGTTACAAAGAATTGCCCAAAAGCGTGTCTTGTTGCCTAGCTAATGCCTTGTCTTCATCCAAACTTGTTGCTGTCCCGAGTACAAAAAAAGCAGTCCAAAATGCTGCTGCCCAGCCTACAAAACAGTCCAAAAATGCTGTTGCCTAACCTGCAGCAATGGTCCAAAACCTGCACATAGGATTCCAAAGCATTGCACCATAATAGCTATGCAAGCCCTGCATCCAAAAAGCAACAAACAAATTACCAAAATTGTTCAAAATTCACCAATTCTTTCCCTCCCAAATTCTGATATCAAACTCTCTATATAGGGAGGCTGCATACACAACAGAAAGGgtggagaaaaaaaaaagagagggtCACGAAAAAAATCAGTAAGGAAACTCGGTCAAAATTGAAACCAACTCAAACTTCCTCCAAACTTTGTTCTAAAACTTCACCTTAAAAACCTGCAAAAGCCATGAACCATATGGGATCATAACCAAACTCGACCTCCAATTCCTTCATCAAACATCTATAACAACCTATTCATCCACGCCATCCTCACACATCTGCGAaactatcaacaacaacaacaacattgacGCAACTTTCACAAAACATCATCAAACTCAAATCAACAAACCTGCGAGACTGATGTGAAACAGAATCGACATCAGATACTCAAGTTTGCAAAATCACCAAACAACATTCAACACAACAACGTTCAAACGTCTCCATGCATATTCACTTTCAACAAAATGAGAGAAGGAATAAAAGAGGAGAAGTAAGGTGAAGCGAATAGAGCAGACGAAATAGATAAAACTTTGGGTGGAACTCTTCCCTCGGTAACTTCCGAGCGGTATTCCCATCTCTTCTCCCTAATAGACTCATTTATTGTTAACGATTTTTGTTCGTGTTGGTGTGATTCATTATTTCTGCGTTGTTATGTGCTTGAATTCGACTCTATTGCTTTTCTGTATTGTACAGTTTCTGCTATATCCGTTTTGTTTGATTGTGGTGAGAAGAGAACCGTGATTTGCGATAGAGAGAGTTGAGTTGAGTAAATACAGAGAGATCGAAACAGAGAGAACCAAGAGCGAGAGAGATTTGTAggagaattttgagttttgttttttttgggAAGCAGAAGCATGTTCAGATTGAGATGGAACGAGTAAGAGAGAGGGGAAGAGGCGTTACCTCTCTTCTCTTGATTTAGGTTTTTTTCTTTCTAACCATGTTGTTAGTAAAAGGCGGATCCGGgtttgacccgacccggtccaccacaaaggtttttatttatttatttataatttatttgggCCTTACACCCTTAGTCTAGGTTTCACACCCCCATTTATTCCTTTAAAGAATCCAAttctgtttttattttcatttgattGGTCTCCattgcaatttttattttaatatttgttttagtttctaatataacaaaaataaaaaaatatgtttagatttaaatgttattcaaaaaatacaaaaaatatgtttatatatttagattctattttattataaaaaatactaaaaatgttAGATTAATctttaaatttaaaatcaataaaccttggtccaacgccaagtggtTACAAAATAAATTCTCGATTcaacgtcgagtttcttttttacaaaaattCTTTAAACGGTACCGAAAGattgagtgacaagaagtgtacacctcttgaataccccgattcttttggattaacactttttttaaaaaacctcccgttaattaaatcaaagtgatcgagtgacaagaagtgcacacctcttgaatacctttgatcctttgaatcaaactttcaaaattatttcttaatccaatcgaagtgattaagtgacaaggggtgcacacctcttgaatacctttgatcctttgaatcaaatgctaaaaatctttcttaattaaatcaaagtgatcaagtgacaagaagtgcacacctcttgaatacctttgatcctttgaatcaaacttaaaaaaaactctttcttaattaaatcgaagtgatcgagtgacaagaagtgcacacctcttgaatacctttgatcctttgaatcaaacttaaaaaattctttcttaattaaatcgatgtgatcgagtgacaagaagtgcacacctcttgaatacctttgatccttcataaAACCAATCTACAAACTCGTAGTTTTTTtcccgaactacggtcgctctgactttcccattgcactagggagtacgtaggcacaagacgcGATGTCTCGGCgagcaaaataataaaaaataaaatcctttttcttttctcttttattgATTAATAAACTAAAGAGTGCAAACATTACGCAAACGCTCgttcataaaactaactaaatgggtcccatcgagtacgatggaggtgaggggtgctaataccttccccttgcttaaccgactcccgaaccctaatttggctGCGATGACCGTCTTAtccatttgtttttattcatgggttttattcgatattttccctttcctttttggaacaaataaagatcggtggcgactctgttctttttcgagTGTGTAGATACCTCGAGCATTTTTTAGCACTACACATATAGCATagtgattatgttattttgaattggtagatgagtatagtatgtgatatattcattgaaattgtttgaattgtatttattcttccgcgtgcgatatgcattatatatgaaagcatgaagtgtcaaattgtgttacaatatgattagCGCATGTTTTATATGTTTGTTCTAGGTTTTCATTACAGTAAAAATAACATGTGACACTCGTTATATTATATGCATATgaatactttgtgaataattgtcaTAATTTAGAGttagaaaatgggtgttacaTTTGTCAACGACCTTCACCACTAGCCTCACCAGACAGGGCGTTATGATGTTAAAGGTATTGACATATTATTGCAAATCAAATCCTTCCTACATCTTCTGAATTTATAGTCAATGTTTCTGGAAAAAATTTGTTCATCAGTACCTTGGACACATACTTATAATTCTCCAAGATATTATACACGCCAATATTCAATAATCAATACACATCAAAGAATCAATCTTGCGGTCATCTCCTATAACTCTGACCAATCAGTCTCCACCATGTCTTCCTGTTTCGCTCTCTTTTACACGTTGTGCTCATGTAGTGACACATATACCCATGGATCTACATCTATAATAGTCATCGCTAAAAGTGTCTACTGGTTTATGTCGTAGGGCATAAAAACACATCAAATTTAAGAGTTCTAAATTTTTTGAAATACCATTTTACTCATAactttttcaaatattatttcacTAAGATATATTAATTAATCATATATGGTTCACAACAACATAAAAAAGAACCAATGATATAAACCAactcaatttttataatttaCATATTGAATTAGTTCTTCTTGGCCTGATCATTGGATTAACACGTGTCCGTCATCACCGTCTTATATCCTCCACTTCCAAAGGAGACATCACTTTTGTAACATGACGAGTGTCACTCTTCTCTGCCTTGGCGTTGCTCTCATCCAAATATTGTTGATACATATAAGATATAAAGCCCCAAACAGCTAGTACCATAGATATGGCCTTAATCCCATGCATTTTGTCTTCAAAGAAAAACACAGCTAATATAGGAACAATAGGCAATCCCACAACACTTATAGCATTAGAAAATAGAGAAGAGAACTCGAAAATAAGTCCAACACAACCAATATTAAAGACTTGCCAACCTATGGCAGTGAAACTCAAACTCAACACATAACAAGCTTTCCCCAACTCATACTCTTCCATTTCTTTATTTATACCATTCCACTCTCCACTTGCAAATAGTCCTACTAGAGGGACACAAACAGCTACCAATGACTGATATATTATCATATCCATAACAGCTTTGAAACTCTCACTCTTCACAACCTTCTTGAAAGCTAGTTGTGTAAGGGAAAGGACCAATCCATACCCTGCAGCTGCACCTAAAGTGCATATGAATCCAATCACATACATTTTCTTTGAAACATTTGTGGAATTCGACGACTCGTTTTGAAACACAAGGAGGGAGGAAGAAATTGTTAGAAGGACTAAGGAGTTTATTATGTAAGGTGTGAGCTTGAGTGAATTCAGGAAATAAGCAAATAAAGCATTGAAACCTAATTGGGATGAGCAAATAAGTGTAAAAGTAGAGACAGGTAGGTATAACAGCCCAAATGAAAATAAGTAACAAATTAATCCAATTATCAGACCAATTGAGACATACACAAAAGCTAGCATGAAAATAGATGGTGGATTTGGAATTGGATTAACgatgttattatttttatttaaggcGAGTTTTTTGGTTGATGTGATGAAAAAGTAATAAGGTAATAAAATTGGGAAACCAGCAAGTTGAACAAGTGTTCCCATCCATTTACTCTTTCCTCCTTTTTCATAATACAATCTTCCAAGAAGTGTTGCAGCTGACTGCCCTACCAACACAAGTGCAGCATAAATGGCTATCTTGAAGTAATATCTTCTTTTTTTACttatcataatatttttttgatCTTCAAAGCAATTTTCTTTCAATGATAATGTTTCTTTGGCTTCATTAGCTTCtacaaaaattcatacatattATCATGTGAACATAGTAACAAAATAATATAGTAAAAGAAAAATAGGAAATAGTTAACTGTTTATATTTTCCTGTCATAAACataaaattttgataaaataattaaattagattATGTGACATACCTATTTGGTGAAGTTGCAGTTCTTGTGCTTCTTCTCCCATATGTAGAAGTGAAATAGATAAAATAGTTTGGAAAGAGAGTTGAGACAAGGGAAGTATAGTGTAGGTTTGTGGTATTGTAtttaagaagaaaaatgaaactgaaaCACAAACATTAAAATGGTCCACACGAGTCTCATTCGTGACAGAACATactaatttgtttttatttgtgaTTTTTCTCTCAGTTGGCCTCTAAGATATTCCATTATTTGAATATGTTAAgtctttttatgaaaaatattaaaCATGTGTCAACATAGTATTCTATTGAAATGTATGTATTTAATTCTAATGatctttttatgaaaaatattaaaCATGTGTCAACATAGTATTCTATTGAAATGTATGTATTTAATtctaatgaaattttttatatattttatttaattcaaattttttaattgatcatatatatatatatatatatatatatatatatatatatatatatatatatatatatatatatatatatatatatatatatatatatatataaacgagAGATATTATTATTCCAAGAATATGATGTAACACATACTTCAAATCTAAACCATTGATTCTTCTTAATCTAATGATTATTTCTAAATTTGAAATAAgtgttaataatttatttttatagtaaGAATATtccttctcatatatatatatatatataaacgagAGATATTATTATTCCAAGAATATGATGTTAACACATACTTCAAATCTAAACCATTGATTCTTCTTAATCTAACGATTaaatctaaatttaaaataagtgttaataatttatttttatagtaaGAATATtccttctcatatatatatatatatatatatatatatatatatatatatatatatatatatatatatatatatatatatatattatgacttttttttttgttcttttaagaGTGAAATTGTTAAGGGCTAATTATTATGCTGGTCCAGTTTGGTGAATCTCTATTCAATTATTAATATATAGCACATGGGAAAGTGTACTAGAAAAATTAAAGAGGTAAATGACATGCGTCAAATAATTGAGTTTGTTTAACTCTTTAAGGCGTTCGCGATTGATTAAGTGATGCCCTACCAGTAGCAATCTAGTGAAAATCTAAAATATACTGATAAGAAGAATCCAAACATATACGTCGGCTTTTGGGGAGTGGATCCAATTTGGTCCGGGTATTGATCATTTTGGTTTTGACTCTCTTCGTTAATGAATTGTGTTTTAGAATTAGTAtgaatatatttgatttataccattataattattaatatgtCGATATTAACATGTATATTTATCAATTGAAAATATCCTACCACATTTCTTGGATTTCTCTTGTATTATGTGAGTTAATGCAAAGTCTATTAAACacaataatagaaaaatattttcacaattaatttcatatttgtgttaatatttattattttgataaattaatcaataacttcatattcctgttgataattaatattttgattattaacttcatgtttccgttaatattcaatattttgatcaataaactttatttttccgttaatattcaatacttcAATGATACCGTTCTAATTGGAGAGGCTTCTTGGAATAATTTGTGGACCTTTAAAGCTATTCTTAGAGGGTTTGAGCTTGCGTCGGGCCTCAAAGTTAACTTATTTAAGAGTAGGCTTTTTGGGGTTAATCTTGAACCGGAGTTTATTCAAGCGGCGTCATCCTTTCTTTGTTGCGACATTGGCTCCTCGGCCTCTGTTTTTCTTGGTATACCGGTAGGGGTGAATCCGAGGAGGTGTGCGGTTTGGAGACCTATTGTTTCTAAGCTTAAAAGAAAACTTGGAGGGTGGCATCACAAACACCTTTCTATTGGAGGGAGAGTGGTTTTGTTGAATTCTATTTTGTCTAGCATTCCGATTTTTTTGTTCTCGTTTTATAAGGCTCCGATTTCTATTATCAAAGATATTATCTCCATTCAATGTTCCTTCCTTTGGGGGAGTTGTGAGGATAAGAAGAAGATTAGTTGGGATAAGGTGTGCCAACCGAAGTTAAAAGGGGGGCTTGGGGTGAAACATTGTGGGAGATTTAATATGGCTTTATTGAGCAAGTGGAAGTGGCGGATCTTGAAGGATGAAAACTCTTTATGGACTAACTTTCTTTCTTGTAGGTATGGAGACATTAAAAGATCAATGCTTAGAGAACCTTCCTTTAATTCTAGGAGTAAGGTTTCTCTATGGTGGAGGGATCTTTGTACCATAGGAGCGCTTCCTTCCAACAATTCATCAAATTGGTTCAAAGACTCAATTTCTTACAAACTTGGAGCgggtaatttttttgaattttggctTGATCCTTGGCTGGGAAATACTCCTTTTAGCATTCTTTTTCCGGATATATTTTGTTTGGTGGATGATATTCATTGCAAAGTGGCGGAGCTAGGCGATTGGAATGGTGCTTTGTGGATGTGGAAGCCGTTTTTTCCGGGTTTTTCTCTTCACGGGGCAGCCGCGGCCCAACGGGATTATTTATTATCTATTATTCTTCCGGTGTCTCCTCTTGGTGAAGAAGTGGATGGATTTGTGTGGTGGCGGGATGTTTCCGGTTTTTCGGTTAGTAATGCTTATAATTCGTTAGTGTTGTTTTTACCTTCGGTACCCGTTGGgaattcctcttcttcttcatcttctttgttgtTGGCTTTTTCCCGCTTATGGAAAACGAAAGTGCCTAGTAAGATTCATCTTTTTGGGTGGAGATTAATTTGGAATAGACTTCCCACGAAGTTGGAATTGGTAAAGCGAGGTGTTCTCGATATCAATGGCATGGTATTTTGTCCGTTGTGTTTGGAAGTTGAGGAAGATTTAGAGCATCTCTTTTTATTGTGTAGGATAACTTCTCTTTGGTGGAACCGTTTGTGTTTGTGGCTTCGGTTGCCTATTGTTGGTACGAGCACTTCGACTGTTGAACATTTACTTTGGTTGGAGGGCGCTTGTAAAACGGTTTTTTCGTTGGATTTAGGTTGGTTCTTTGGGTTGATTTTtagtttaaaaatttaattataatatataaataatttttaaatttatattaaaataaatttaaaaaaattataagaattcCAACGAATACAAAATtggcaaaattaattaaatttatctttttaaaaaGATGGTTTTAATTGCCATGTTTATTTACGGTAGTTATGTCACTAAGGTAAAAAAATAAGCAATGGGAGGTTTTAATTGCCATGTTTATTTACTATAGTTATGCCACTAAGGTAAAATAATATTCAACTAAAAAAAACTGCAGAGTCTCAAACTGAAGACTCCACGCTCACATAGCATTGGTGAATCCGCTGGGCCAAGCAACATGTCGTATATAATTTTcactaaaatatatataatttaatattttagcattattattttttacctacaaccccattttgttgaggccctgggctgtgggcctaCTTGCCCTGGCCCAGAGCCGGCCCtacacatatatgtctagaataatatgcataaagtattaataATGGTACATAGAGACAACAATACATAACATCGCAGCGGAAAATGGAAGTACTTCATCAGTACAAGatacaaaagccgaatgtatcatggccaaaataataCATCATTCTAGTACAATATCCAAAGTAGAAGTACTAAGAAGGCACGAAGATAGAATAAAAGATAAACATCCAACTAAGAGTCGTTAAAGGACTAATCCATCTTGTCCTTACCACAATCTTTTCTCGAACTAcctgaaaaagatagaattggaatgggatgagattactaaatctcagtgagtccgccatTCCTATAGGTCCGCTAGAATCTAAAAGGTACATGCTTAACAAAACCAAATCCACCGTTGATTCGGAGTTATCCTCACAtctggtacaagtacggagcaagcACAAGAAttgtccaccataggagtcatcatatcacaagtacacaaatagtaccactgtcataccccaaaatttgcccatcatatttactcatatttcagtccatctgactttcaaatgctcgaagatacacaagaaggaagcatgcagtctctcccctaaacaacaacccacaactagggttttgtttctctccaagtaaaatcaacttctaaTATTTCAggtggacttcatggtctctcatatgcctcatagtatactcatgccaagtttcaaactatgattcataagattgctcagtcaacagttcaaatggtcaacagtcgaccagtttgacctgaAAGTCATCTATGGTCAAATTGTGAGGGCaatggtgtagttttcatgatgtcaaaacattgtgaattaaCTACAATTAGAATGGAATCATAGAAATCAAAGGGATTCAACAAAGACAAGCACTTTTGGCTACAAGacactaataggtcgactcacaaatactataggtcgacctactacaAGCATTTTATGAAGGATTTCATGTAAAGTCTGAATGCATCGACGCATTGCctcctcaggtcgacgcatggtatTTTGGAGAAATaccgggtatgcgcacgccgacccttcaagTCGACGCATCAAATCTTGGTGACTCAAGGATTTAGTGTACGaacaaaatgcgtcgacgcattgatggctcaggtcgacgcatggcattttgaggaattcacgggtatgcgcacgccgacccttcaggtcgacgcaaatgTCACACTTAGTTTATTTTCAGGTGCAAAATTcttaataggtcgacctatgcagggcagcaggtcgacctatcgcttcTTATAATAGTTTTTGATGTGTTCTAATTAGCCTATGCAAAGAGTGTAGTATAAATATCcaattgatcattctcaagcattttaacaagaaacgtgaaagatatactcaagcttcttctcatcttcaaccttttgtttattgatcgaaaatcacacataatcatcgttttcgatcggagtaaggaacgtgtgttgataaggttcgacggtagacatttgtcttgttcgagattcgacaatagacatttgtcttgttcgagtgaagattgttgagggtgtttcttgtataaaaccttagggtttttccttcttcatcaaagatttggtacgaaggtttttgacgatcgattcgctttggtaatcaattcagccgtgcataagggattgagggattgaagatccgctcaacaactttgct
Encoded proteins:
- the LOC131662282 gene encoding purine permease 21-like isoform X2; this translates as MGEEAQELQLHQIANEAKETLSLKENCFEDQKNIMISKKRRYYFKIAIYAALVLVGQSAATLLGRLYYEKGGKSKWMGTLVQLAGFPILLPYYFFITSTKKLALNKNNNIVNPIPNPPSIFMLAFVYVSIGLIIGLICYLFSFGLLYLPVSTFTLICSSQLGFNALFAYFLNSLKLTPYIINSLVLLTISSSLLVFQNESSNSTNVSKKMYVIGFICTLGAAAGYGLVLSLTQLAFKKVVKSESFKAVMDMIIYQSLVAVCVPLVGLFASGEWNGINKEMEEYELGKACYVLSLSFTAIGWQVFNIGCVGLIFEFSSLFSNAISVVGLPIVPILAVFFFEDKMHGIKAISMVLAVWGFISYMYQQYLDESNAKAEKSDTRHVTKVMSPLEVEDIRR
- the LOC131662282 gene encoding purine permease 21-like isoform X1, which gives rise to MGEEAQELQLHQIEANEAKETLSLKENCFEDQKNIMISKKRRYYFKIAIYAALVLVGQSAATLLGRLYYEKGGKSKWMGTLVQLAGFPILLPYYFFITSTKKLALNKNNNIVNPIPNPPSIFMLAFVYVSIGLIIGLICYLFSFGLLYLPVSTFTLICSSQLGFNALFAYFLNSLKLTPYIINSLVLLTISSSLLVFQNESSNSTNVSKKMYVIGFICTLGAAAGYGLVLSLTQLAFKKVVKSESFKAVMDMIIYQSLVAVCVPLVGLFASGEWNGINKEMEEYELGKACYVLSLSFTAIGWQVFNIGCVGLIFEFSSLFSNAISVVGLPIVPILAVFFFEDKMHGIKAISMVLAVWGFISYMYQQYLDESNAKAEKSDTRHVTKVMSPLEVEDIRR